GCCCGGCAGGCGCACGTTGCCGAAGTCGATGAGAACGACGTGCTCGTCCGTCCGGCGGATAAGGAGATTCTCTGCCTTCAGGTCGCGGTGGTACGCGCCGCGCGAGTGCAACGCCCCCACGGTACGCACCGCCTCGGAGAAGGCGTCCACCAGCTTCACGGCGTTGGGGTTCGTCTTCCACCGCCACACGTGCCAGTCGTCGCCCTCCACCAAATCGGTGACGATGAATGGGTAGCCGTTACCAGGGTGGGGCCAGCAGTCCACCGCGTGCACGCGCACCAAGTTGGGGTGGGGAGAATAGGTGAGCAGGGCCGCGGCCTCGCGCTCTATCCTCATGGCGGCCTCTTCTCCCGCCGGCTCGCTGCGCTCATCCTCGTCGGAGACAGGGCGCAGGGCCATCTTCATGGAGAAGAAGCGGCTGCCGCGCTCCACTTTGAAGACTCGGGCGAAACCACCGAGTCCCAGCCGCTCCACAATCCGCCAGGGGCCCACCATGTCGCCGGGCTGCAGGTTGTCCGGGTGTAGGACTTCCCTCGTCATGGGACGGCCCTCCTAAAGCTCGACCGCGGTAATGGGAAGGAGCCGCCCGCCCTCGGCGTCCACGAGTTCCAGCTGGAAGTGGCCCTCAGTGGAGGCGGGCGGCTCCACCAGCACCGCCACCAGGGCGGACTCCCCCGCCTGGAGCTGCGGCTTCTCAAGGTGCACGGAGAGCACCTTCACCGGGGTGCCCTTCGTGCTGGTGAGCCGGGCCGTACCTGGCGCCCATGCCGGCTGTCCGGGAAGGTTGCGTATGCGGACAGTCACCATGGCCCAGCGAGTGGCCCGGTAGCCGGTGCCACGCCCTGGCTCCAGGCCCCCCTTGTAGCCAGGGGCCGCGCTCCCCCAGAAGGGCTTGGCCCGGACGTCCTTCGAGTCCAGCAGCCCCGAGAACGCGAGGGCGGGCAGCCCGCTCTGCGCGCACTGGCCTTTCAGGGCGGCGAGCTCGGCTTCCACGTGGGACAGCCGCGCTTCCAGCCCCTCGACGGTGCGCGGGCGGCGCACCACCTCCACCTCCTTGTCCACCAGCGTGGGGTGGGAAAAGAGCGCGAAGGTGGCGTACACCGGGGTGCCGCCGTCCTTGTAGCGCACCCGCAGGATGAGTCGCTCTCCGGGGGCCGGCTCGACGGAGGGCTCGAGCGCGAGGGTGAACTCCCCCGGATCCACCAGCTTGAAGCGCGTCGCCCGCCCCTCTACCTCCACCGAGGCCCTGTCGATGGGGGCACCGAAGCGGAAGATGGTGAGGGTGTTGGCCGCCACCCGCACCTCTGGCACGGGCTCACCGGGGCCGGGGACGACGACTTGCCGCTCCTGGCGCTCGCGGACGGAGGGCTGAGTCTGGGCCGCCGCCGTCGTTGCTAGAGGCAGGGTGAGGAGAACCAGGAGAAGGGGTGATGGTAGTGCCACTGGGGGTGACCTCGCCGGTCCACCCTAGCAGATGCTTCACGTCAGCCGCCGAGCAATCAAGTGCCAGTTAGCATGTACCCTCAACTATCTGCGGGCAGGTCGTCGAAGGTGAACTCGGAGGAATGGCGGCAGGTAGCGGGGCCGGTGCGGACAGGAGCGTGTACCTCCCGGATTCCTGCCGAGCGTTAGACGCGCAGACTTCCGCCTTGAGCGACAGCATCGCTATGTACCAGACCTCAACGCCGAGGAGGGCTACAACGACGTGGTGAAGGTCGAGTTGCGAGCCCAGGCACGTGCCTCATTCGTGTGTCCGGATCACCGCCAAAGTGTCCTCGCCGCATCTTTCATCGTGCTGGCCTGAGCCTCACGGGCATCCTGAAGCACATTAAACGTAGCTCTACGTACGTGGGAGGCCCGCATGTCGATCGTACTCTCGGTGTCCGGGTTGCCAGATACCCACAACGTGTTTGGCCGGGACATCATCCTTGTAGATAACATTCGCGTAGACATCATCCGCCGAGCGGTGCTCAGCTTGGCGTTGGAGATCAACAAAGAACTCGAAGATGTCCGGGTTTGTGGCTGTGTCAGGGCGCCCATAGATGTCGATATCAGCCACGACAATGGAGGGGGTACCGAGAGTACTGATGCGCTTGTCGAGCGTCGGCCACATCTTCGACTTGTAAAGCGCCTCTCCTCCCCAGGTTGAAAGAAACCTTATGCATGCCTCGATACGGTTGTCGAAGACGATACGCCCAGCAATGAGCCACACCTGCTCCATACGACTGCGGTGCTGGCGAGTCGCGAAAACATGGGCTTGTTGCAGTTGCGCCGCCTCCTGTTCAGTAATCACGCCGCTCTGTCGCGCAGCCTCGATGCGGTCATGCATCAGTGCCTGGGTCAGCCGTCTCAGTCCTTGATTCCTGATCATTTCGACTTCATGGGGGAGAAGGCGAGTGCAATGATAGGTGCGCAGCAGCGCACGACCCCAGGCTGCTCGGAACGCTCCTTTTCCGGTAAGACTGACTTCGTCGGTGTTCGCAGTGGAGCCACGCCCGGCTGACGCAGCGTTCAAAATAACCCTCATCACATCATTGGGCAGGGTGCTCATGTGAGCAGGGTCAATGGTTACCACAGGGCGGAGCATCGAAACGGTGCCTCACGGTAGGAAACGCTCTGGATGAGCGTTGAAGCTCACTAGCCGTGCCGTCGGAACTGAGCAAGGATGGTGCGAAGAGCCGGGGGGCTGACCTGCTCTCGCCTTGTACTGCTCCTGATGCCCACGGGGCGGGTACGCGAGCGGAACTGCGCACTACACTCCCTCCCCATGGCGGGATCTACCATCTTACTGGGTAGCGCTAGCTCTGGCGACCAGAAAGGTATGTGGAAATCACGGAGAGCGCGTCCGTCCACGTACTTGGGGTGTTGAGTACCACTCTCCATGAAGGAGCGGTTTTCGCCGGGCCCGCGCCTTCAGGTCTCAGAAAAATGGGTAAGGTCGAAACTTGTTCCGACACCTCGCGTTCTACGAATCGTCTGACACCTTCGGCGGCCTTCGGCGGGAACTGCTGGAATGGACCCACAGCTACAACGAGCACTGGCTGCTGGAGCGCCACAACTTCCTCTCGCCGAGTCAGGCCCGGCGAGAGCTGATGCAGTCGAAGCAGGTGGCCTGATTACGACCAACCTAGTGTCTCAACCATCCGGTGCGGTACAGGATGATGCTATCCCGGACCCGATTTCTCGCACTGTGCTGGTGCATGAGGGCACCTATATCTCTGGGGCAACAACGGCTGGCCACCCGGCACACATAGTAAGAGACGTTCAGGTCAAGCAGACTCCTACACGTCCGCTGGGCGAATACGAAGAGCATCTCGGTAGCTTGGGTGAATCTCCCAATCTAGGCCGTCATCCATATTGGTGGTAGATGAGAGCAGGTTCGGACGATCTTCGAAGCGAACGAAGCCCAATGACTCGTCGACCCTTTCGTCGCGTGCGGCGATGAATCCAATTCTAAACAGGAAATTCGCAACCGACAGGCTCCCGTTCAAGGCTGGAGAGCCGTCAATCTCTGGAATTCCGACTCTCTTGATTATGCGATCTGTAATATGCTCCAAGAGGGACTTAGTCGAGTACCTCGTTGGTCCGCCTCCGAAGCTTTCGATTATTGTGTCAATTGTTGGACATTGATGTCTGTGCTCTTTGCTGATGTCGGAGAGGCGAGCAATGCCGTACTGTCGCAAGCTTGAGCGGAAATGGCCGAATGTAATCAAGTCTGACTTCGTGTCGTAAGCTGCTTGGCCCGCGAGCTTGCATAGCTGCGCAGCCCATCTAGGACGACCGGCCGAAAGGATATGTACTGTCCTAAAGGCTTCGACTTGCCGCTTCCCCCAGGGAAAAGGCTCCTTAAATACAAGACTAAATATATCCCGAGAACTACCCTCCGCCTCAATGCTTGCATACACTGGGTTGTTCGGATATACGCGCCTGAAATAGCTAATTATCTTGTTCTCAAGGATGCGACCGGTTTCTGTTGTGCTCCAGTGTAGCTCAAGCATGTACTGCTCGCACTTGTCGAGGGATTCGTCGTGCTGAGCCAGGATTGACCAGACATCAGCTCGAACCGAGGCTCGAATTCTTAGGCCAGTTACTGCGTTGACGAGGTTTCTGCATGCGCTGAAGAATGTGCTGGTTCGTAATCGTTCTGAAGGTGTGTTCAGGAATGTTGCGTCGACATCGTCAATTAGTAGCCATACCGATATGTCTTCTTTGCGGGATACACGAGCGAGCAGTGCTTGTGAGTCGGCAGGAACAACTCGCTGTCTGGTGAACTCGATGTCGGCTCCTTTTGCTGATAACCGGTCCACCAAGGCGCTGATCAGATTTCTATTTCGAAACCCAGCCAATTCTGAGCTCTCAACCAAGGCGATCCGGTCGTCACCAAAGGCGATGTTGAATATGGCTCCGAGTTCAACGTTGATTCTGGTGCAGATCCGCTGCTGCCACCCATAGATTAGGTCGGCAGGTGATTCGGATTTTGTCTCCTGTGCTGCAACTAAATCTGATGCTTTGATATAAAGGAGAAGCTCGCCTTGGTTGGCCCGTTGCCGCCGGTAGAGCGTCTCTCTCAGCAGTGCGGACTTCCCCATTCCCTTTCTTGAGCGGACAAAGGCGACTCTCTGTTCAGGAGAGAAGAATCGCACGAACTCGCCCTTCTCCAAAAAATAGCTGCTCAGGACTTCAGGTGGCTCATCCTCCCCTGCCTCGTTACCAAAAAGCTCTGGGGCCGCAAGGTCAGTTCGCATTTGGTTGGCATCCCTTCCTGAGTGGGCTCGGTGCCTGTTGCTGCCATAGGCAGCATAGTCTGGTGAACGCCCCCTCCTGCAAGGTCGTCTGTCGTCCTCCGTCGCCATGTCGCGTGCTGCCGCCCGTTCCCGTCGGCGAGCGTGTCTTGACAGAAAGGGGACACTACAGCATGCGGTGTTGGGTGCCGTCAGGTACGCCAACACCCGGCGCCTGCCTCCACACCAGGCACAGGTGAAGACGTCCAACCCCGTCGTCCGCTGTGAAGAAGAGCGTCCCCCCACGCGCGCCGCTCCAGGCTTGTGGAACCACGTATCCGTCTCCGGTGCCACCCGCGCCAGTGTCCTGAGCTGGACCGTGCCGGCCGCCGTCCCATCGCTCTTCCAGAGCGCCTCGCCGGGGTTGCCATCCGTGGCGACGAAGAAGACCGTTCCCTCAACGACGCCAAGGGGGTGGTGCCGGGACTGGGCGCCCCGGGTGCCTGCCCAGACGCCCGTCAGCTCCCGGGTCCCCTTCACGGTCCCGTTCGTCCTCCACGTGAGCCGCGGCATGTCGTTCAGCGAGGCTCCCGGCTCGTCCACCGGAGCCTCCGGCACGCTGAAGAACAGCGCGCTCCCCACCGGGGCCATGTAGTGGGGCCTCACGTACCAGGGGTTTTCCTCCTCGGCCCACGTCTTGAGGGCGAGCATTCCAGCGGCGGTGCCGTCGCTGCGCCACAGCCCACGCGTGCCCACGGTGGTCGAGGCGGTGAAGTAGAAGCCACCGTTCCAGGCGAGGAACTCCTAGGGGGCCGAGCCGTCGGAGCCCGGGACCAGATCTTTCACCCGGCGCGTGCCCGCCGTCGTGCCATCGCTCGTCCACTGTTCCTGTCCGCCCAGGGCATCGGTGCCAGAGAAATAGAGGGCGCTGCCGAGCGTGGTGAGCGAGCCCACCGCGCCATCGAAGCTCCGGACCAGGACCGGCGCCGTGCCATCGCTCTTCCAGAGCGACGTGGAGCTCACGAGGAAGAGGGTGCCGTTGACGGCCTCCAGGTCGGCAATCCTGGAGGACTGCGTGGACACGAGGACGGTTCCCGCTGGCGTCCCGTCGCTCTTCCACAGGGTCTTGTCCACGGTGAAGAAGAGCGAGCCGCCCACCTGGGTGAAGAGGTGACTCGAGAGATAGGAGCTGGAATTCACGGGGATCGTCTTGAGGAGCACGGCTCCGGCCCCATCCCGCTTCCACAGCTCCAGGTTGTTCGCGGCGTCCCTCCCGGCGAAGAACAAGGTGGTGCCCGTGGAGAGCAACTCGGAATCGCAGCCGCAGCTGCCCTGGGGAGCCAGTCGCTGGAGGAGCACGGTGCCTGCCTCGGTGCCATCGCTCTTCCAGAGCTGCTGCAGATAGCCCTGGTCGTACTGGTAGTAGATGAAGAACACCGTTCCACCCACCTGGGCCATGGTCCCGATCTGGTCTGAGTTACTGGTCCGGGGCAGGCGCTTCACCAGAACGGTTCCCGCTGGGGTGCCGTCCGTCTTCCAGAGCTCCTACACCGAGAAGCCGTCTGCGCCCCCACTCTGGGCCGCGAAGAAGACCGTCCCCTGCGCGAGGGTCAGGAACCGGGGCTCCGAGCTCGCCAGTCCAGGTGCGAGGTCCTTCACGAGCGAGGTGCCTGCCTCGGTCCCGTCACTTCGCCACAGCTCCGCGCCATGCAGCTCGTCGCTCGCCACGAAGAGCGTCACGCCACCCCCAGGGCCACGGCTCCGGGGAAGAGCTGGGGAAACCGGACCCCTCTGGGGGAATGAAGACAGAGGCGGCATGCGTCTCCCCCATGAGCGCGCCGCGTTCCCCCCTCTGGCTCGCGGCGCTTCCGACGTCAGGCTTTAGCGCCGGTGTGCGTGAGAAGCGCCCGAGCGCTCTCCCCGTACAGCGGGCGGGGAAGATCATGGCCCATTCCTTCTAGCATGAGCAGTCTGGCGCCAGGAATGGTCTCGGCCAAGGCAACCCCATGCGCGGGAGTCATAGCGGATGACGTAGTGTCCCACGCATAGGGCGGCTTGGGCCTGTGGGCCACTGCGGCCCGGCTCTCAACACCACGCCAGCTGCGGTGGCCCCTGCGCCGGGGCCCGCTTCGCAGGCCGCGTGGTTGGTTCCACGTGCTCCAAAGTGACCGCTGGCCCGATCGGCCAACGGTTTGGCCACAACGGTCATTGCCGCCGGGAGGTGCGCAGGGGAACATTGCCTCCATGAAAATGTTTGCCAACCTCATGGTGGGTCTCGTGGCCCTGCTGCATGTCGGCTTCATGGTCCTGGAGATGTTCTTCTGGGACCATGATGTGGGCGCGAAGGTATTTGGACTGTCGCGCGAGGTGCTGCATTCCTCGGCGACGCTGGCCGCCAACCAGGGGCTCTACAACGGCATCCTGGCCGCGGGCCTGGCCTGGGCGCTGGCCACGGGCAAGCGCGATGTGAAGCTGTTCCTGCTGGGCTGCGTGGTGGTCGCGGGCATCTTCGGTGCCTTCACCGCCAAGTTGTCGATCCTGTTCACGCAGGCGCTGCCGGCAGTGGTGGCCCTGGTGCTCGTGTTGCTGTCGACGCCCAAGGCTCAGGCCGCCTGAGATGCTCGCCGGACACTACGCCGCCGCGTTCGTCGGCAAGGCCGCGGAGCCGAAGCTCCCGCTGTGGCTCCTGTCACCTGGTCGCGGAGTACATGCCCTACAGTTGGAGCCGCGACCTTCCATGAGGGCGGAGAAGGTCTAGCTTTGACACCGTCTCCGACACCGTCTCCGGGAGCAGGCCTGGTGTCATTGCGCAACGAAGCGCCAGGTTCCAGGGGTGACGTTGAACTTGATGTACGCGCTGTCGGCGCTGGCCTGGGTGACCCCGGCCACTCCATCCACGAACCGCCCCTGGCGCCACACCGTGACACCGTTGACGCTGACCGACGTCCAGGGCTGCTTCCTGGGGATGCCCACCAGGGCCTGCGTACCGGCCGGTGACGTCAGGTCCAGGACGTAACCGCCGGCCGACAGGGTGTGCGCCACCGTGATGGCCCCCCGCGGCGACGGCACCGTCGCGGACACCGCGGTGAGGGTGCCGAGTTGCGGTGTGACCTGGTACGACGTCCATCCCGGCGCGGTGGGCCTGACCCCGGCCACGAAGGCGCCGAGGAGGTATGCGGGGCTCGCCGCCCAGGCGTGGTTGTTCGTGTCCTCCGTGGTCCCCATCCGCTCCCACAGGGTCTGCGACCACGAGTCGATGTCCGGCTGGTAGTAGCTCAGCATGCGGTTGATCGCCTCGGTGTCGCTTCCCGCCTGGAACATGGCCTCCTCGATGAACCGCTCCTGATACGGGCTGGCGTTCACCTTCGTCTTCAGCACTTGCAGGACCCCGGGAAGCCGGGAGGCATCCGCCGTGCCGGCGAGGATGGCCCAGGCGCTGGAGCGGTCGTCGACGGTGCTCGATTGCACTCCGTTCAAACTGCCGAAGACGTACGCGTTGGCCCCGCTGTTCCAGAAGTACGGGTTGAAGCGCGCCTTCACCGCGTCTTGCAGCAACTGGTAATCGCTCACGTCGGAGCTGCTCCCGGCCGCCTGTGCGAGCAGCTTGCCGGTCTCCAGGAGCCGGATGAACAGGCCGTTGGCGACCGTGTTGGCGCTCCCGGTCTGCACGTCGAGATTGGAGCCCCAGTCGATCCAGTTCCACACCCCGCTGCGCAGAACCAGCATGCCGTCACTGTTCCGGGCCGTCGCCACGTACTGTTTGATGAAGGCCGCGACCTTCGGGTAGAGCTCGGCCACCAGCTCACGATCTCCGGTGTACAGGTAGTACAGCCCGAGCGCGTCGACGGCCGCCATGTTCTGGTCCGGGAGATGGAAGAGCGTCCCCGGCGCGGTGGTGTACAGCGAGCCGTCGGCCTTCTGGGTGTTGAAGAGCTCGCGGAACCCCTTCTTCGCGAGCAGCGCGGACCGGTCGTCGTACAGGTAGAACGAGTAGAGGATCTGCTCCGAGACGTCGCCCCACCACTGGCCGCGTTCCCGGTCCGGGCAGTCGTAGAACTGGTCGCGCATGCACACGTAGGACGTGTTCCGGCTCTTGGCCCAGAGCGTGTTCAGGCGCGGGTTGCTGCTCGAGAAGCTGCCGACCAGCTCGGTGTTGTAGCCGAGCGGCCGGTACTCGAGCTCCAGGAGCTGCACCGGGCCAGAGACGTTCGTGAACGCGTACTCGACGCCGTGCTTGGACCAGAGCTGGCCGCTCGTGTTCTGCCACTGATACGTCGTGTACTCCTGGACTCCCGCCCGGGTGACATACTGCTCCTGGTAGTATTTGTTCATCCGGATGGTGATGGTGACCCCGGCTGGCGCGTTCACCTTCAAATAGGCATTCACCTGGAGGTTGTTGCCCACGTCGGCCGTGAAGGTGGTGTTGGACGACAGCGACGTCGGGAGGCTCGCCTGGTTGACGTATGGCATCAGCCCCGGGTTCTTCAGCATCGGGATGGT
This is a stretch of genomic DNA from Archangium violaceum. It encodes these proteins:
- a CDS encoding DUF2381 family protein translates to MALPSPLLLVLLTLPLATTAAAQTQPSVRERQERQVVVPGPGEPVPEVRVAANTLTIFRFGAPIDRASVEVEGRATRFKLVDPGEFTLALEPSVEPAPGERLILRVRYKDGGTPVYATFALFSHPTLVDKEVEVVRRPRTVEGLEARLSHVEAELAALKGQCAQSGLPALAFSGLLDSKDVRAKPFWGSAAPGYKGGLEPGRGTGYRATRWAMVTVRIRNLPGQPAWAPGTARLTSTKGTPVKVLSVHLEKPQLQAGESALVAVLVEPPASTEGHFQLELVDAEGGRLLPITAVEL
- a CDS encoding P-loop ATPase, Sll1717 family; translation: MLALKTWAEEENPWYVRPHYMAPVGSALFFSVPEAPVDEPGASLNDMPRLTWRTNGTVKGTRELTGVWAGTRGAQSRHHPLGVVEGTVFFVATDGNPGEALWKSDGTAAGTVQLRTLARVAPETDTWFHKPGAARVGGRSSSQRTTGLDVFTCAWCGGRRRVLAYLTAPNTACCSVPFLSRHARRRERAAARDMATEDDRRPCRRGRSPDYAAYGSNRHRAHSGRDANQMRTDLAAPELFGNEAGEDEPPEVLSSYFLEKGEFVRFFSPEQRVAFVRSRKGMGKSALLRETLYRRQRANQGELLLYIKASDLVAAQETKSESPADLIYGWQQRICTRINVELGAIFNIAFGDDRIALVESSELAGFRNRNLISALVDRLSAKGADIEFTRQRVVPADSQALLARVSRKEDISVWLLIDDVDATFLNTPSERLRTSTFFSACRNLVNAVTGLRIRASVRADVWSILAQHDESLDKCEQYMLELHWSTTETGRILENKIISYFRRVYPNNPVYASIEAEGSSRDIFSLVFKEPFPWGKRQVEAFRTVHILSAGRPRWAAQLCKLAGQAAYDTKSDLITFGHFRSSLRQYGIARLSDISKEHRHQCPTIDTIIESFGGGPTRYSTKSLLEHITDRIIKRVGIPEIDGSPALNGSLSVANFLFRIGFIAARDERVDESLGFVRFEDRPNLLSSTTNMDDGLDWEIHPSYRDALRIRPADV
- a CDS encoding ELWxxDGT repeat protein; the encoded protein is MTLFVASDELHGAELWRSDGTEAGTSLVKDLAPGLASSEPRFLTLAQGTVFFAAQSGGADGFSV
- a CDS encoding DUF1304 domain-containing protein; protein product: MKMFANLMVGLVALLHVGFMVLEMFFWDHDVGAKVFGLSREVLHSSATLAANQGLYNGILAAGLAWALATGKRDVKLFLLGCVVVAGIFGAFTAKLSILFTQALPAVVALVLVLLSTPKAQAA
- a CDS encoding alpha-L-rhamnosidase C-terminal domain-containing protein, with product MIPLVALVVVTACGSAFEPDAPLVREEAMVGAGDCLNLVAESGVTAAGPAGFTWCANENGTCTFTQPVDVAYGANGGYLYRDGVTGSITFNNTTFGGDPSPNVAKAGYYRNAGGPPGYTKCGDEGSTCSFSRTVDVAFGAHGLFNYKCGVTGSVAASTDNFGDPIFGSAKAAYYRISGGPAGYTWCADENGTCTLSATSDVAYGANGSFVYKSGLSGTITANNATFGDPIPNVPKSAYYKVSATRNGPAGFTWCADERGTCSFTQPVDVAYGANGSFAYKYGVTGTVRFDNPGFGDPAPNKAKAGYYRAASAGTGDWSAQWIWLPQDRPNNTWLRLRKKVTLSQKPTSASLRLAAENKYWLYINGQLVVPDGGLDLRPDLTNTYYDALDIAPYLNAGDNVIAALVWYKGGLEGYSQKMTSDGGFLFEAALTGATPAKIVSDGSWKVSRHPSFARTRQQQQWQDIKWVEYPVVYDARNDPGEWTGLSYDDRTWPSATQRGTPPSAPWNKLVHRTIPMLKNPGLMPYVNQASLPTSLSSNTTFTADVGNNLQVNAYLKVNAPAGVTITIRMNKYYQEQYVTRAGVQEYTTYQWQNTSGQLWSKHGVEYAFTNVSGPVQLLELEYRPLGYNTELVGSFSSSNPRLNTLWAKSRNTSYVCMRDQFYDCPDRERGQWWGDVSEQILYSFYLYDDRSALLAKKGFRELFNTQKADGSLYTTAPGTLFHLPDQNMAAVDALGLYYLYTGDRELVAELYPKVAAFIKQYVATARNSDGMLVLRSGVWNWIDWGSNLDVQTGSANTVANGLFIRLLETGKLLAQAAGSSSDVSDYQLLQDAVKARFNPYFWNSGANAYVFGSLNGVQSSTVDDRSSAWAILAGTADASRLPGVLQVLKTKVNASPYQERFIEEAMFQAGSDTEAINRMLSYYQPDIDSWSQTLWERMGTTEDTNNHAWAASPAYLLGAFVAGVRPTAPGWTSYQVTPQLGTLTAVSATVPSPRGAITVAHTLSAGGYVLDLTSPAGTQALVGIPRKQPWTSVSVNGVTVWRQGRFVDGVAGVTQASADSAYIKFNVTPGTWRFVAQ